The following proteins come from a genomic window of Deinococcus malanensis:
- a CDS encoding ABC transporter ATP-binding protein, whose translation MSETPSVTRRLYGLLTPYRRRVTVGLALLLGSVVAELYPPLVWIRVVDQGLPAQDWAFIGTQLALLVVVFGVQQLLSAWRGLILERAGQQLTLDVRLAVYRKLQSQSAGYFESQRTGDLIARVTGDVDALQDVLVRGTDSVIANLLRLVGVIGIFIALQPTLGVLTTLPMLAVGLMLWRYGKSVRPAYRAARSRLGDLTALITDRLSGMRVVQGFAREGAESARVEALGRALYTEQVRAVALRNRAFPLARFVGNLGNVIMLGGGAWLIMAGQFTLGGLLAYRGYGRYFYGPIDDLVNIGDLLQRAEAAGRRVFEVLDAPVDIVERPDARELPHPAHGELRFENVTFGYSPARPVLREVSFHVLAGQRVAVLGESGAGKSTLLGLVTRAHDPQDGRVLLDGVDVRDLTLHSLRTGAVTMPQDTFLFHDTVRANVTYARPEAGPEEVEAALRAAHALGFVRALPEGLDTMVGERGVKLSGGQRQRLAIARTLLARPALLLLDEPTSAVDAESEAQVVAALDRLMQGQTSLIVTHRLSLARGADRVLVFRDGRLIEDGPPAQLRLRGGAYAALERAAEALERGSVGTLSEA comes from the coding sequence ATGTCCGAAACTCCTTCCGTCACCCGGCGTCTGTACGGGCTGCTCACGCCCTACCGGCGCCGGGTGACTGTGGGGCTGGCCCTGCTGCTGGGCAGCGTGGTCGCCGAGCTGTATCCGCCGCTGGTCTGGATCCGGGTGGTGGACCAGGGCCTCCCCGCGCAGGACTGGGCGTTTATAGGAACCCAGCTGGCCCTGCTGGTCGTGGTGTTCGGGGTGCAGCAGCTGCTTTCGGCGTGGCGCGGGCTGATCCTGGAGCGCGCCGGGCAGCAGCTGACCCTGGACGTGCGGCTGGCGGTGTACCGCAAACTGCAGTCGCAGTCCGCCGGGTACTTCGAGTCCCAGCGCACCGGGGACCTGATCGCCCGCGTGACCGGCGACGTGGACGCCCTGCAGGACGTGCTGGTGCGCGGCACCGACTCGGTGATCGCCAACCTGCTGCGCCTCGTGGGGGTGATCGGCATCTTTATCGCTCTGCAGCCCACGCTGGGCGTCCTGACCACCCTGCCGATGCTGGCCGTGGGCCTGATGCTGTGGCGCTACGGCAAATCGGTGCGGCCAGCCTACCGCGCGGCGCGCTCCCGCCTGGGCGACCTTACAGCCCTGATTACCGACCGCCTGAGTGGCATGCGGGTCGTGCAGGGCTTTGCGCGCGAGGGGGCGGAAAGCGCCCGGGTCGAGGCCCTGGGACGAGCCCTGTACACCGAGCAGGTCCGCGCCGTGGCGCTGCGCAACCGCGCCTTTCCGCTGGCCCGCTTCGTGGGCAACCTGGGCAATGTGATCATGCTGGGCGGCGGTGCATGGCTGATCATGGCCGGGCAGTTCACGCTGGGCGGCCTGCTGGCCTACCGTGGCTACGGGCGCTACTTCTACGGGCCCATTGACGACCTTGTGAACATCGGGGACCTGTTGCAGCGCGCCGAGGCGGCCGGGCGGAGGGTGTTCGAGGTGCTCGATGCCCCGGTAGACATCGTGGAGCGCCCGGATGCCCGGGAACTGCCGCACCCGGCCCACGGTGAGCTGCGCTTCGAGAACGTCACCTTCGGCTACAGCCCGGCGCGCCCGGTGCTGCGTGAGGTGAGTTTTCATGTGCTGGCAGGCCAGCGGGTGGCGGTGCTGGGCGAGTCGGGCGCAGGCAAAAGCACCCTGCTGGGGCTGGTCACCCGCGCGCATGACCCCCAGGACGGCCGCGTGCTGCTCGACGGGGTGGACGTGCGCGACCTGACGCTGCACAGCCTGCGGACCGGCGCCGTGACCATGCCGCAGGACACCTTCCTGTTTCATGACACGGTGCGCGCCAACGTCACCTATGCGCGGCCGGAGGCAGGCCCCGAAGAGGTCGAGGCCGCACTGAGGGCCGCGCACGCCCTGGGCTTCGTGCGGGCCCTGCCGGAGGGCCTGGACACCATGGTCGGGGAGCGTGGTGTGAAGCTCTCCGGAGGCCAGCGCCAGCGTCTGGCCATTGCCCGGACCCTGCTGGCCCGTCCAGCCCTGCTGCTGCTTGACGAACCCACCAGCGCGGTCGACGCGGAAAGTGAAGCTCAGGTGGTCGCTGCCCTGGACCGGCTGATGCAGGGACAGACCTCGCTGATCGTGACGCACCGCCTGAGCCTGGCACGGGGCGCGGACCGCGTGCTGGTGTTCCGGGACGGCCGCCTGATCGAGGACGGTCCGCCGGCACAGCTGCGCCTGCGGGGCGGCGCCTATGCCGCCCTGGAACGCGCTGCCGAAGCCCTGGAACGCGGCAGTGTGGGTACGCTCAGCGAGGCGTGA
- a CDS encoding DMT family transporter, protein MTAVRTAELPHPHAGLAWGLAAALAFSTLGIWGKLATQAGLSSYSTLGLRFGLVALVLLPFTGGLSPAMRRRMLGVGVLYALATTCFFGALDRISAGTTGLLLYLAPAFVVLLGWGLGRRPGGAQLGAVALAAGGLGLVVGLPGAADHNLAGLLLGAGAGALYAVYLMASERWLSGAPALGSTAHMALVAGVYFTGLSGLEGTLQVPDSAAQWTAVLGMAAIPTLIAVPALYSAVRHLGAARASLLGTLEPLFTVLLAFFVLGEALRPGLLIGGALILAGAVLSQRRPESVPRP, encoded by the coding sequence GTGACTGCTGTCCGTACCGCCGAGCTTCCGCACCCCCACGCCGGGCTGGCATGGGGGCTGGCCGCCGCTCTGGCTTTTTCCACCCTGGGAATCTGGGGCAAGCTGGCCACCCAGGCGGGTCTGAGCAGCTACAGCACCCTGGGATTACGCTTCGGGCTGGTGGCCCTGGTGCTGCTGCCGTTCACCGGTGGCCTGAGCCCGGCAATGCGCCGGCGCATGCTGGGGGTCGGGGTGCTGTATGCCCTGGCCACGACCTGTTTTTTTGGTGCGCTCGACCGCATCAGTGCCGGCACAACGGGGCTGCTGCTGTACCTGGCACCGGCCTTCGTGGTGCTGCTGGGCTGGGGCCTGGGACGCCGCCCCGGCGGCGCGCAACTGGGCGCCGTGGCACTGGCGGCCGGGGGCCTGGGACTGGTCGTGGGCCTGCCGGGAGCGGCGGACCATAATTTGGCCGGGTTGCTGCTGGGCGCCGGGGCGGGGGCACTGTACGCCGTCTACCTGATGGCTTCCGAACGCTGGCTGAGCGGCGCGCCCGCACTGGGCAGTACCGCGCATATGGCTCTGGTGGCTGGCGTCTACTTTACCGGGCTCTCGGGGCTGGAAGGCACCTTGCAGGTGCCGGACAGCGCAGCGCAGTGGACCGCCGTGCTGGGCATGGCAGCCATTCCGACGCTGATAGCGGTGCCGGCGCTGTACAGCGCCGTGCGTCACCTCGGCGCGGCGCGGGCCAGCCTGCTGGGAACCCTGGAGCCGCTATTCACGGTGCTGCTGGCCTTCTTCGTGCTGGGCGAGGCCCTGCGTCCGGGGCTGCTGATCGGCGGGGCACTGATTCTGGCCGGCGCGGTGCTGTCCCAGCGCCGGCCAGAATCAGTGCCCCGGCCCTGA
- a CDS encoding DUF2231 domain-containing protein, which translates to MLLPSLQKSDAPTHQFEDALSEHDRVEALARELQPLVKQALERLPPSVQRALHGDGLGHPLHPALIHLPLGGWIVAGFLDWAPGRTEQRDHAADQALLLGTVGALPTIIAGWADWTLTRGQARRTGLVHGLINETAFVLCAGSLLARQRGYRRLGRALSGGGLILASFGGVLGGQLVYRHGVGQERG; encoded by the coding sequence ATGCTACTGCCATCCCTTCAGAAGTCAGACGCTCCCACCCATCAGTTCGAAGACGCCCTGAGTGAACACGACCGCGTCGAGGCGCTGGCGCGCGAATTGCAGCCGCTGGTGAAACAGGCTCTGGAGCGCCTTCCTCCCAGCGTCCAGCGCGCGCTGCACGGTGACGGTCTGGGACACCCGCTGCATCCGGCGCTGATTCATCTGCCGCTGGGGGGCTGGATCGTTGCCGGATTCCTGGACTGGGCACCGGGCCGCACAGAACAGCGCGACCACGCCGCCGATCAGGCCCTGCTGCTGGGAACAGTGGGGGCCCTTCCCACGATCATTGCTGGATGGGCCGACTGGACTCTCACACGTGGTCAGGCCCGCCGCACCGGACTGGTGCACGGTCTGATCAACGAAACGGCCTTTGTGCTGTGTGCCGGCTCCCTGCTGGCCCGGCAGCGCGGCTACCGCCGGCTGGGCCGGGCCCTGTCGGGAGGCGGACTGATTCTGGCCTCCTTCGGTGGCGTGCTGGGCGGGCAACTGGTGTACCGGCATGGGGTGGGCCAGGAGCGCGGCTGA
- a CDS encoding CobW family GTP-binding protein gives MTASGAHDARIPVVVVGGFLGAGKTTLVNHLIRSLPHRLGIIVNEFGQTGVDGSLIERLDEDVQELTAGCLCCSGRDDLVRALVGIGLREHKPDAVIVELSGVADPTPVLTTLLDRAVRAAFRVITLVAVVDARHVLQTLREHPEASRQLAYANVVVLNKTDLADPERLNHAEEVLRGVNPLSRIVRVEQGQVDAGALLARDDFDPRVLEGADPVQHTPGLKTFTLRADRPLDPYAWQRFMTSMILSRPAEVLRVKGFLSLHGYPQRILFQAVRDLFTADAWDDADDRSELVVIGRGLERAEYKEGFEACLTPDPADLIPE, from the coding sequence ATGACGGCCTCTGGAGCACATGACGCGCGGATTCCGGTGGTGGTGGTAGGCGGATTCCTGGGCGCCGGCAAGACCACTCTGGTCAATCACCTGATCCGCAGCCTGCCGCACCGGCTGGGCATCATCGTCAACGAGTTCGGTCAGACCGGGGTGGACGGCAGTCTGATCGAGCGCCTCGATGAGGACGTACAGGAACTGACGGCCGGCTGCCTGTGCTGTTCGGGGCGCGACGATCTGGTTCGCGCCCTGGTGGGTATCGGGCTGCGCGAACACAAACCCGACGCGGTTATCGTGGAACTGAGCGGCGTGGCTGACCCCACCCCGGTGCTGACCACCCTGCTGGACCGTGCGGTGCGCGCCGCCTTCCGGGTCATCACCCTGGTGGCGGTGGTGGACGCCCGGCACGTCCTGCAGACGCTGCGCGAACACCCCGAGGCATCACGCCAGCTGGCCTACGCAAACGTGGTGGTTCTGAACAAGACCGACCTGGCGGATCCGGAGCGCCTGAACCACGCCGAGGAGGTGCTGCGCGGCGTCAACCCGCTCTCGCGCATCGTGCGGGTCGAGCAGGGTCAGGTGGACGCCGGGGCGCTGCTCGCGCGCGACGACTTCGACCCGCGGGTGCTGGAGGGAGCGGACCCGGTGCAGCACACCCCGGGTCTGAAAACCTTCACCCTGCGCGCGGACCGGCCACTCGATCCCTACGCCTGGCAGCGCTTCATGACGTCCATGATCCTCTCGCGGCCGGCCGAGGTCCTGCGCGTCAAGGGCTTCCTGAGCCTGCACGGCTATCCGCAGCGCATCCTGTTTCAGGCGGTGCGCGACCTGTTCACCGCGGACGCCTGGGACGACGCCGACGACCGCAGCGAACTGGTGGTGATCGGCCGTGGTCTGGAGCGCGCCGAGTACAAAGAGGGGTTCGAGGCGTGCCTGACACCCGATCCGGCTGACCTGATCCCGGAATAA
- a CDS encoding DUF5693 family protein, whose translation MPPATRHPWTRALIGVILLSLIPALILAVQRVAYEQTQKTVALVMDYPALSLQARRFGLEPQALLDRYKALGLNGVAVYEDVIGNLEQRGEIYILPGAELAVRYPGSGVRAQNVYVRSIKPGAAEALPARYTIPTRQVRVGGQVWTEWPTDPRFLPSGPNREQIADLKAQGLTVLYRPYADDAVRVPGADWPDVPFVAFTGDEVIGARTPELLNDINERLGQRLPALIEGNPQRGLDTLVATHGAARMFAMNPSWQNRLGPEEVASKYGLAASERSMRLLYLRPYPTVGETEAMLSRMKTLLATKGVQVNQPVIRPFEANPLLRALSLVGPLAALLLLGLSYPLPRLGLLVAGGSALLAFGLNRFQPFEGAALVAAVTFPALGLVLRRHRVSDWFLATGLSLVGVLFVSALGANRASVLGLEPFRGVGLTLLLPLLLVALSFLPRQDIRKTARDVYTAPIKLGDIAVMALGLAVFAMVFMRRGNTTSGASVTDTEARFRQGMQDSIVRPRFKELAGHPLGLLGLSGVLPGYFGALLILGGVIGQSSILNTFSHFHTPLLISAARAFIGLGVGLIAGLLLIEAVKFGLRLWHTYRPETQPSPASQAHPETQSRPEVQA comes from the coding sequence CGCTGATTCCGGCGCTGATCCTGGCGGTGCAGCGCGTCGCCTACGAACAGACGCAGAAAACAGTGGCACTGGTCATGGATTACCCGGCGCTGTCCCTGCAGGCGCGGCGCTTTGGACTGGAGCCGCAGGCGCTGCTTGACCGCTACAAGGCGCTGGGCCTTAACGGCGTGGCGGTCTACGAGGACGTGATCGGCAATCTGGAGCAGCGCGGAGAGATCTATATTCTGCCGGGCGCGGAACTGGCGGTGCGTTACCCCGGCTCCGGAGTCCGGGCCCAGAACGTCTATGTCCGCTCGATCAAACCCGGCGCCGCCGAAGCCCTCCCGGCGCGCTACACCATCCCCACCCGTCAGGTGCGCGTGGGCGGGCAGGTCTGGACCGAGTGGCCCACCGACCCGCGCTTCCTGCCCTCGGGCCCCAACCGTGAGCAGATCGCCGACCTCAAGGCGCAGGGCCTCACGGTGCTGTACCGGCCCTACGCTGATGACGCGGTCAGGGTGCCTGGAGCCGACTGGCCCGACGTGCCCTTCGTGGCGTTCACCGGTGACGAGGTGATCGGGGCACGCACGCCTGAACTGCTGAATGACATCAATGAGCGTCTGGGCCAACGTCTGCCTGCCCTGATCGAAGGAAACCCACAACGCGGCCTGGACACCCTGGTCGCCACCCACGGTGCGGCCCGGATGTTCGCCATGAACCCGTCGTGGCAAAACCGCCTCGGGCCGGAGGAAGTGGCCAGTAAGTATGGACTGGCGGCGTCCGAGCGCAGCATGCGGTTGCTGTACCTGCGTCCCTACCCCACCGTCGGCGAGACCGAGGCGATGCTGTCGCGCATGAAGACACTGCTGGCCACCAAGGGTGTTCAGGTCAACCAGCCGGTGATCCGGCCGTTCGAGGCCAACCCACTGCTGCGGGCCCTGAGCCTTGTGGGACCGCTGGCGGCCCTGCTGCTGCTGGGCCTGAGCTACCCGCTGCCGCGTCTGGGACTGCTGGTGGCTGGGGGCTCGGCGCTCCTGGCTTTTGGCCTCAACCGCTTTCAGCCATTTGAAGGTGCCGCGCTGGTCGCGGCCGTGACGTTCCCGGCGCTGGGTCTGGTGCTGCGCCGCCACCGGGTTTCTGACTGGTTCCTGGCCACCGGGCTGTCGCTGGTCGGGGTGCTGTTCGTCTCCGCGCTGGGCGCTAACAGGGCCAGTGTGCTGGGGCTGGAGCCTTTCCGGGGCGTGGGCCTGACCCTGCTGCTCCCGCTGCTGCTGGTGGCGCTGAGCTTTCTGCCGCGTCAGGACATCCGCAAGACGGCGCGTGACGTGTACACCGCGCCGATCAAACTGGGCGACATTGCGGTGATGGCGCTGGGTCTGGCCGTGTTCGCCATGGTGTTCATGCGCCGTGGCAACACCACCAGCGGTGCCAGCGTCACCGACACTGAAGCCAGGTTCCGGCAGGGTATGCAGGACAGCATCGTGCGGCCACGCTTCAAGGAACTGGCCGGGCATCCCCTGGGCCTGCTGGGGCTGAGCGGGGTACTGCCAGGCTACTTCGGGGCGCTGCTGATTCTGGGCGGCGTGATCGGGCAGTCGAGCATCCTCAATACCTTTTCCCACTTTCACACCCCGCTGCTGATCAGCGCCGCGCGCGCCTTTATCGGGCTGGGTGTCGGCCTGATTGCCGGTCTGTTGCTGATAGAGGCCGTCAAGTTCGGTCTGCGGCTGTGGCACACCTACCGTCCCGAGACCCAGCCCTCTCCCGCGAGTCAGGCTCATCCCGAGACTCAGTCCCGTCCGGAGGTGCAGGCATGA
- a CDS encoding PaaI family thioesterase, giving the protein MTLHPDLRMPTSEDFERYSPEELAGRMNGLSGTLGDRLGIEFLSISRQRVVARLPVEGNLQPAGRLHGGANLALAEELASVGSWLNLDSTRQVAVGVDLNGTHVRGVSGGFVTGEAELVYRGRSVMVWSIEVKDERGRLTSLARCTCNVISMGG; this is encoded by the coding sequence ATGACCCTGCATCCGGACCTGCGTATGCCCACCTCCGAAGACTTCGAGCGCTACAGCCCCGAAGAACTGGCCGGGCGCATGAACGGCCTGTCCGGCACGCTGGGCGACCGGCTAGGCATCGAATTTCTCAGCATCAGCCGGCAGCGGGTGGTCGCCCGGCTGCCAGTGGAGGGCAATCTCCAGCCGGCGGGGCGCCTGCATGGCGGGGCTAACCTCGCACTGGCCGAGGAACTGGCCAGCGTAGGCTCCTGGCTCAACCTGGACTCCACCCGGCAGGTGGCGGTTGGCGTGGACCTGAACGGCACCCACGTGCGGGGCGTCAGCGGCGGCTTCGTGACTGGTGAGGCGGAACTGGTCTACCGGGGCCGCAGCGTGATGGTCTGGAGCATCGAGGTCAAGGATGAGCGGGGCCGGCTGACCAGTCTGGCCCGCTGCACCTGCAACGTCATCAGTATGGGCGGCTGA
- the priA gene encoding replication restart helicase PriA: MSGPAAPALLPEPRKTTASAQVATPWRVAVPLPVPAYDFAVPHGWVNPHVPGEAPLGCRVLVPWRGELVVGLVVGEGEPRGGHRLREAVHVLDDPAAPWVAPATVRAVTAWAADAHLPAGLVWCDLLCVGWDSPCTHEVRAVEGADLNAFGARAPGSSWNDAVTFAPPLLDAIREQGLLEETFTALGRTRTVISARDLDDVPAEARTVTLLRAVSPLPDDLTPKQRQACEWLAAHGPQPSLSAWARGAGVSSGVTTGALNAGGALMVAELGEAPPAWAWLREHGPVDSLTAWASGAVLAGVPLSVTQAGALAARGWAAHVQQPAPPPALPEPAMGAEGAADPDRLPEAAVWRLHGGRAANRFRVLAPRMARLLSQGRGVLVIAPEHATLRRAWEGLSGLAQASDTRAVQVSGQLGDAQREHAWALVRSGSARLVIGSYLALSAPLENLALLIVLEEGSDAYKLQSGSRAFIPDLAARVAAEQDAALALVGVTPAVESIPHPGAVLPPPRTRLHVVDYARPPEQPELGPLSGVHLTPGDLGYPLSHDLARVLRQVQERGRQAVLVAPRRGYSALLRCPGCEHTPQCRNCDVPLRFHQETRQLTCHQCGYHEVIPDRCDKCGERMWKARGPGTEWIAQEVGKLLPGFPVYRLDKDRQDDLSALMNGESGVLVGTQLLLSHPAPPNLAVIGVTLADTWLNVSDFRASERYHRLLRQLAEWHPDRAPMLVVQTFQADHPALRVLGEGRDTLAYPAAEERVRAELFYPPHARLAQIEVTAREARKAQLAAQELADALHGAGASAQEVLGPAPSPVARVRGVYPYHLMLRARSDARLSQLLAVLDSRTWKARVRVDVNPRGGL, encoded by the coding sequence ATGTCTGGACCTGCCGCCCCTGCGCTGTTGCCTGAACCCCGGAAAACCACGGCGAGCGCACAGGTGGCAACGCCGTGGCGGGTGGCGGTGCCTTTGCCGGTACCGGCCTATGACTTTGCCGTGCCGCACGGATGGGTCAATCCGCACGTCCCGGGCGAGGCCCCGCTGGGCTGCCGGGTGCTGGTGCCCTGGCGGGGCGAACTGGTGGTCGGGCTGGTGGTCGGTGAAGGCGAACCCCGGGGTGGGCACCGGCTGCGCGAGGCGGTACATGTGCTTGACGACCCGGCCGCACCATGGGTAGCGCCGGCTACCGTGCGCGCGGTGACTGCCTGGGCCGCCGACGCCCACCTGCCAGCCGGGCTGGTGTGGTGCGACCTGCTGTGTGTGGGCTGGGACTCACCCTGCACCCACGAAGTGCGCGCCGTGGAGGGAGCGGACCTGAACGCATTCGGAGCGCGCGCACCGGGAAGCAGCTGGAATGACGCCGTGACCTTCGCGCCGCCGCTGCTGGACGCCATCCGTGAACAGGGTCTGTTGGAAGAAACGTTCACGGCGCTGGGGCGCACCCGGACGGTCATCTCGGCCCGGGACCTGGACGACGTGCCTGCCGAGGCCCGGACCGTGACGCTGCTGCGCGCGGTCTCTCCCCTGCCGGACGACCTGACCCCCAAGCAGCGCCAGGCCTGTGAGTGGCTGGCCGCCCATGGTCCACAGCCTTCGCTCAGCGCCTGGGCCCGGGGGGCGGGGGTCAGCAGTGGTGTGACCACTGGTGCCCTGAACGCCGGCGGAGCACTGATGGTCGCGGAACTGGGAGAAGCGCCCCCCGCCTGGGCATGGCTGCGGGAGCATGGCCCGGTCGACTCACTGACCGCCTGGGCCAGTGGTGCAGTGCTTGCCGGGGTACCGCTGAGCGTGACGCAGGCCGGCGCGCTAGCTGCCCGGGGCTGGGCGGCGCATGTGCAGCAACCCGCGCCTCCGCCGGCATTGCCGGAACCGGCCATGGGCGCCGAGGGGGCAGCCGATCCCGACCGGCTACCGGAAGCGGCGGTCTGGCGTCTGCATGGTGGCCGGGCTGCCAACCGCTTCCGGGTGCTGGCCCCGCGCATGGCCCGGCTGCTCTCCCAGGGGCGGGGTGTGCTGGTGATCGCCCCGGAACACGCCACGCTGCGCCGTGCGTGGGAGGGCCTCTCGGGGCTGGCGCAGGCCAGTGACACCCGGGCCGTGCAGGTCAGCGGCCAGCTGGGAGACGCCCAGCGTGAGCACGCCTGGGCTCTGGTGCGCAGTGGGTCGGCGCGGCTGGTGATCGGCAGCTACCTCGCGCTGAGTGCCCCCTTAGAGAACCTCGCACTGCTGATCGTGCTGGAAGAGGGCAGTGACGCCTACAAGCTGCAAAGCGGTTCCAGGGCGTTCATTCCGGATCTGGCGGCGCGGGTGGCCGCCGAGCAGGACGCCGCGCTGGCGCTGGTGGGCGTGACGCCGGCAGTGGAAAGCATCCCGCATCCGGGGGCCGTGCTGCCGCCGCCACGCACCCGCCTGCATGTGGTGGACTACGCCCGCCCGCCCGAGCAGCCCGAACTGGGGCCGCTGAGTGGCGTGCACCTCACACCCGGCGACCTGGGCTACCCGCTAAGCCATGACCTCGCGCGCGTGCTGCGTCAGGTGCAGGAACGTGGGCGTCAGGCGGTGCTGGTAGCACCCCGGCGCGGCTACAGCGCCCTGCTGCGCTGCCCGGGCTGCGAACACACCCCGCAGTGCCGCAACTGTGACGTGCCGCTGCGCTTTCATCAGGAGACCCGCCAGCTGACCTGCCACCAGTGCGGCTACCACGAGGTCATCCCCGACCGCTGCGACAAGTGCGGCGAGCGGATGTGGAAGGCGCGCGGTCCCGGCACCGAATGGATCGCCCAGGAGGTCGGCAAACTGCTGCCGGGCTTCCCGGTCTACCGGCTGGACAAGGACCGCCAGGATGACCTGAGTGCTCTCATGAACGGAGAAAGCGGGGTGCTGGTGGGCACGCAGCTGCTGCTGTCGCACCCGGCCCCGCCCAATCTGGCGGTGATCGGCGTGACGCTGGCCGACACCTGGCTGAACGTCTCGGATTTCCGGGCCAGCGAACGCTACCACCGCCTGCTGCGCCAGCTGGCCGAGTGGCATCCGGACCGCGCCCCGATGCTGGTGGTGCAGACCTTCCAGGCCGACCATCCGGCCCTGCGGGTACTGGGCGAGGGCCGCGACACGCTGGCCTACCCGGCCGCCGAGGAGCGGGTGCGCGCCGAGCTGTTCTATCCGCCGCACGCCCGCCTGGCGCAAATAGAAGTCACGGCGCGGGAGGCCAGAAAGGCCCAGCTAGCCGCGCAGGAACTGGCCGACGCGCTGCACGGGGCCGGGGCCAGCGCACAGGAGGTGCTGGGGCCGGCGCCCAGTCCGGTGGCCCGGGTACGAGGCGTCTACCCATACCACCTGATGCTGCGCGCCCGCAGCGACGCCCGGCTCTCACAGCTGCTGGCCGTGCTGGATTCACGCACCTGGAAGGCCCGGGTGCGCGTGGACGTGAACCCACGCGGCGGGCTGTAA
- the csaB gene encoding polysaccharide pyruvyl transferase CsaB produces MTSRFKRAAVSGYYGFGNTGDEAIALAISRELRARGVTPLLLSNTPAETAQFALSEAAARMNPLALLRALLRSQVLLSGGGGLLQDKTSSRTLTYYLGVIRLARLLRRRVVVFNQSVGPLSPEGGRKVRTALKGAQVIVRDRGSLETLRQLGITGELGGDPALLLSPTAGLSRDQGTVIVAPRGDVTDATTTLRDVVTELRAHGRRVVALSFMPDHDDTAAHSLGADEVLSTRDPQVALDAIAQAGFVIGVRLHAVILAAAAGVPFAGIAYDPKVLGFCQDAGAPSHPTFLDPHVITAQAVAHHAPDWAAVAQMKERAAKSFDQALGR; encoded by the coding sequence ATGACAAGCAGATTCAAAAGGGCCGCAGTCAGCGGCTACTACGGCTTCGGCAACACCGGTGACGAGGCCATTGCCCTGGCCATCAGCCGTGAGCTGCGGGCCCGCGGAGTGACGCCGCTGCTGCTGTCCAATACCCCGGCCGAAACCGCGCAGTTCGCTCTGAGCGAGGCGGCGGCGCGTATGAATCCGCTGGCGCTGCTGCGCGCCCTGCTGCGCTCCCAGGTGCTGCTGTCAGGCGGCGGCGGCCTGCTGCAGGACAAGACCAGTTCACGCACCCTGACCTACTACCTGGGGGTGATCCGGCTGGCCCGGCTGCTGCGCCGGCGGGTGGTGGTGTTCAACCAGAGTGTCGGTCCGCTGTCACCTGAGGGCGGGCGCAAGGTCCGGACTGCTCTAAAAGGTGCGCAGGTGATCGTGCGTGACCGCGGCAGCCTGGAAACGCTGCGCCAGTTGGGCATTACCGGAGAACTCGGCGGGGACCCGGCCCTGCTGCTGAGTCCTACCGCCGGGCTGAGCCGCGATCAGGGCACCGTGATCGTGGCGCCGCGCGGTGACGTGACGGATGCGACCACCACGTTGCGGGACGTGGTGACCGAGCTGCGGGCCCATGGCCGGCGGGTGGTGGCCCTGAGCTTTATGCCGGACCACGACGACACGGCCGCCCACAGCCTGGGCGCCGACGAGGTGCTGAGCACCCGCGACCCCCAGGTGGCGCTGGACGCCATCGCGCAGGCGGGCTTCGTGATCGGGGTGCGCCTGCACGCGGTGATTCTGGCTGCTGCTGCGGGGGTTCCCTTTGCCGGGATTGCCTACGACCCCAAGGTGCTGGGGTTCTGTCAGGATGCCGGGGCGCCCTCGCATCCGACGTTCCTGGATCCGCACGTCATCACGGCGCAGGCTGTAGCGCACCACGCGCCCGACTGGGCTGCAGTGGCGCAGATGAAGGAGCGTGCGGCCAAAAGCTTTGACCAGGCACTGGGCCGCTGA